The genomic region aaaaataaaactaattcattttaaaaccccttgaaggtttgacaaaaggtttgatacaataaattattacacatcatttcttcccttgtgtccctgcttgcttacgattgtgccgtatccatggagcatcctcatcatttaacttaatgcttgggtcggtgttcactttgaagggtggaatttcagcaaacatattataatcttctgacatgtctgtcttgtcctccactcccacgatgtttcttttccctgaaagaacaatgtggcgctttggatcatcgcatgatgcactgatcgttttcttatctttccgtttcctcggtttgctactcatgtccttcacatagaaaacctgagcgacatctttcgctaggacgaatggttcgtcaaggtaaccaagattgttgaaatccaccattgtcattccgtattgctggtccacctttaccccacctcctgttagcttgaaccatttgcaccggaacaaagggaccttaaaggagggtccatagtcaagttcccatatctcctgtatgtaaccataatatgtgaccttttgcccattctcggttgctgcatcaaagcggacaccactgttttggttggtgctctttttatcttgggcgatcgtgtaaaatgtattcccatttatctcgtacccttggaaagtcgttatagtcgaagatggtgtcttggccaacatgtacagctgatctacaacatcattgtcattcattaaatgttttctcaaccaactgccgaaagtctccatgtgggccttcctaatccaggattcaggcttccccgggttgtccgagcgtaaaatattcttgtgtttctcaaagtacggagccaccaagctggaattggtcagtacagtgtggtgtgcttcagtcagagaatggccgtccatacatatcgttgatttccttccgatcgtgccttttccacttagtctcccctcgtgccgcgatcgaggaagaccaatcggcttaaggtcaggaacaaagtcaacacaaaactcaattacctcctcatttccatagcccttggcgatgcttccttctggcctagcacggttacgaacatatttctttaatactcccatgaacctctcgaaggggaacatattgtgtagaaatacaggaccgagaacgaaaatctcttcgactaggtgaatcaggatcacatcgttctgtaaccgtggtagaacttctggattgattaccttctgagagattgcattgaggaatgcacatagcttcacaatggctactcgaacattttccggcaggagccccctcaaagcaatcggaagcaattgcgtcataatcacgtggcagtcgtgagacttcaggttttggaactttttctccgccatgtttattattccctttatattggacgagaatccagacgggaccttcatactgctcaggcattcaaaaaagatgaccttctcttctttggtcagagcgtagctggcacgaccttgaaaccattccggatgccggtcatcagggtctttcaaacgttgctggtcctgccgtgcttcctttgtatcatttgtcttcccatacacgcccaagaagcttaggaggttcacgcaaatattcttcataacgtgcatcacgtcgattgcagagcggacatctaggactttccaatattctagctcccagaatatagatttcttcttccacatggctgcgtgcccgtcagctcccttcggaactgattgtccgccaggaccctttccaaagatgactttcaaatccttgaccatatcaaatacctcagcaccagtgcgttccgcaggcttcggccggtgatctgccttgccgttgtaatgcttgcctttctttcttactggatgaattttcggaagaaatcgacgatgcccaaggtacacgttcttcttacaatttggcaaatgtacactttcagtctcatgtaagcagtgcgtgcatgcattgtatcccttatttgacagtcccgaaaggttactaagagcaggccaatcgttgatggttacgaaaagcaacgcccgtaggtcaaattcctcttgtttgtgctcatcccacacacggacaccaccccacagctgtaaaagttcatcaactaatggccttaggtacacatcgatgtcgttgccgggttgcttcggaccttggatgagcactggcatcataatgaacttccgcttcatgcacaaccaaggaggaaggttgtagatgcatagagtcacgggccaggtgctatggctggagctctgctcgccaaaaggattcatgccatccgtacttagagcaaatcttatgttccttgcgtcagctgcaaaatctttgaaccatctgtcgatctttctccattgcgttccatctgcggtgtgtctcaactccccgtccgacttacggtcctctttgtgccatcgcaacaacttggcatgctctttgttcctgaacagccgtttcaaccgtggtattataggagcataccacatcaccttggcgggaaccctcttcctgggtttctggccctcaacatcgtcaccagggtcatcgcctctgatcttataacgcaatgcagtgcataccgggcattcattcaaattctcgtattcaccgcggtagaggatgcagtcgttgatgcatgcatgtatcttcagaacctctaaacctagagggcagacaaccttctttgcttcgtacgtactggcgggcaactcgttatcctttggaaacatattcttcaacattatcagcaagttttcaaatgccgagtcagctacacctgcctctgccttccatttcagcaaatccagtgtgcagcccagctttttcagaccatcatcgcatccggggtacagctcctttctgtgatcctctaacatgcgatccaaattctccctctccttttcagtttcacagcgtctccgtgcatcagcaatggtccgaccaagatcatcaacgggatcatcacgtgcctcttcttcaccttccccttcaccttcagcatcctccatgaaagtatcaccgaaatgagcaagatagctttcatcgatgaaatcatccccttcttcatcttcttccattataacccctctttctccatgcttggtccaacaattatagcttggcatgaaaccgtgccgaagcagatgcatgtgaacatctcttgaggaagagtaacccttctgattcttacagataacacatggacagataacaaaacccccctccTTGTTCGCATTaaccactacgaggaaatctttcaaacccgtagtgaactcgccggagagtcggttaccgtacatccattgccgattcatctgcattattataatataaaatatataattaaccatcatgcatttgttaaactaactagctacaaacaatataaattaaacaatgaactgcacacatgcatattttatcaatgacacacatgcatgaaaggttcaagttgctaaccgcgatcgaggaggaaaaaataaatgaggaacctcaagtgtggctccaacacttcatatcatgtttgtttcaccctcttagggcatttcatcaaacaccttgtgtgcataagaggaaccaaaagcaaacctagctacacccccttgtgaagcttgtgaagagaagtggcaccaaatggctaagtgagcgtgctgaactggtatatataggggaggagctttagtcgcggttggcctggccaaccgcgactaaaggcctttgcgcacctttagtcgcggttggcctggccaaccgcgactaaagcccctcacgtgcaccagctggccaccgagcgccctgggcccaggcctttggtcgcggttcgtctgccgaaccgcgactaaagacttcattagtcgcggttcctacagtttcgcgactaatggggctggacggaagcctctttttctaccagtgttacTTCCAAACATCACCCCAGTTTTACTAGTTATGTCACTAAGAGGGAACTTGTAAATTACCTGGGACATCCTGTGGCTTCTTGCGCTTCACCCTATCAACAACCTTGTCCATTAAGTTGTCTTCAGCAATATCCAACCTTGCCCTCTTTCTTGTGTTCTCACTCATCACCAAAAGTACACCATTTTGATCAGCCTGATGAGTAGACCGAATGACATCTTCAATCTGCTGATTCTTTAAACCTACTTCTCCTTCCATCTCCTGTTCCAATTTTTCCTTGTTTATAAGAGGGTCCAGACAAGTTTTGCTAGCAAAATCCTCTATGATATCAATATACATGTCTTCTTTCTCATCATCATAACTTTGCAGATCATCGCCATCAACTTGTACTGCACAATAAAAAATGTCACATGGATGCATGAAGAGAGAGTGTATatataagcaaaataagatgcagtgCCCTTGATTACCAGATTGTCCAGTAGAAATGGCATCATGGGGCACTGTCACTGATAATGTCGTACTAGTAGTTGGTGCCGCTGTGCTCTCAGAATTGTCTGCAGGTTCACTTCCCATATGAATATCTTCAGCTGTCTTAACAAACAAGAGCTTGGGATGTCTGGGGTGCTTTTTTGCTGCTTCTTTCCACTCGTGTTTTGTTTCATCGCTTACTCCATCATGGAGGGTGACCTCCTTAATACGTCGCAGGGATTGGATCATTGTGCCTCTAAATCCATTTATATCCTTACACAGTAGGTAGAGCGACTCAAGGAGCGGCAGAGCTCCCTCTTCGACTTCCAGCTCAGTCATGACTTCCACCACGATGCATAGGTGTCTCAGGCTTTCGAGTGCACCTTCTAAGATGACAAGCTTGTCCAGTTGAGATGCGATCAACTTCAGGTACGCCAAGCAGCGCACTCTGCTCAGGGCAGCAAGAATATCCCTGGTCAGCTGATAATGTGGGAATGAAAGGCACAGTTTTGTGAGACTGCCCAGCATTGTAATAAATGGAGGCAGGCTGCATATATAGTTCCCATGTAGCTTCAGTGAGCTAAGATAGCAGCTTGGCGAGGAATCTTGTTTTTCCAGGGAGAAATTCAGCAAGTCTTGAAAACATCCATCAGCGAAATTCAGTGAGAGTGAATGAGCTTTTTTCAAGTCGGTGCTTCTCTTGATAAACCCTTTAATGGCGTCAGATAGACAACTCAAGTATCGGCGCCTTGCAATGGGATCCGTAATACTATTAGTGGATTGCTTGTACCATATTTTCACCTTTGTCAAGTGTTTCATATGCTCCATGAGCTGTTCAAATCCTTGGCTATTGTTGTTGCTGTCCACAACAAATCCTGCCACAGTTTCCAATTTGCTACTCTCTGAGAACCAAGTCTGTAGCTTGAGCATTTTCCGGCCTCCTACACCATGTTGCAGTTTGAACTTTCCAAGCAGATGAATCAGGCATGGAAGCTTAATGACTTCAGTGGGCAGAATCTCTATTTGTGTTCTTCTTACATCTAGTGTCTCCAAGAATCGAAGCTTCTTGATCTCCTTTGGAAGTGCCTTAACAGCGGACCCGAGGCTTAGATACCTGAGCAACAACAGGTTCCTGCATATCTCTTTGAGATGCTTGTCCTCCAACTGGTTACCGCATTCTTCTAGATCCAGAACTCGCAGCAGTTCATACTTTGAAAAATCTAAGACAGATTTGTGCGCACTGCCAAAGACTGTCAGAGACCGGACAAGAGATAGATCATTGGCTGCTACGCTGGCACTTGCATCATGCACAGAAAGCCAGCGGATTTTGCTGGTTGGGGTTGGGCGAGCCAGCTGATCATATAACAATGTAATGAAGTTTTCACACTTGGACATGTGCACGATGAACTCAAGCATCATGCCGTGAGTATGGTATGTCTTCACCTCTGTGCTGTTTTTGCTCCTGCTGGCACCTTGATCTGTAGGTTGGATGATACTCCGGTTGACCAGCTCATTGAAATTGCCGATAGCGGCATCCAAGGCGCTACATATATAATCACCTTGGATAAACCCTTCAGCTAACCATTTCCTTATCAGGCTTCTTCTCCTGACCTTACGACCACTTGGGTAGATACCTAAATATAGCAGACATGTCTTGAGATCATGTTTAACAAGGCTGGTATAGCTATGAACAAGCACATGCTTAAGTCTTGCTAACATCTCATTTGTTTCCAGATGTGCTCCAAGGTTGTGGCACAATTTTGCCCAGTTTTCCCGTGTCGGACTATCTGTGCTTTGCAAGTACCGGGCAGTGGTAACAAGAGCAAGGGGTAGACCGTCACACTTCTGCAGCGCTTCTGAGCCAAGCTGATCCTCCCGATCGTCATCTTGGCCCAAAGATTCCTTGTAGAATAACCTTCTTGAGTATGTCTCGGTAAGAGTTCTCATTATGTACACATGACTATGAGCAGAGCTGCTGCATGCATTTGCTACTGACTGAATGGCTGTCGTCACTATAACTCTGCCGCTCAACCCCTCAAAGGCATATTTTATAGCGTGCCAAAATTCTGTCCGTACATCATCAATTACAATGAAGAACCTACAAGGTGCCAGGAGGACTACATGATTAAAATTTAACATGAAGAGATATTGAGTGGAAACTAAAATTAAGATTAATATTTATTTTGTGCCAACAAATATTTTAAGAGGCAATGGTGACTAATTTTGGATCATACGTTTTGTAATTTGTAAACTAGGAGTTGGTCAGTCTATGTATGCTTTAATTTCCAAATTCTTTATTTTTCAGTCAGATGGTAGCAAAAAAGAAGTGTTCttaagtggcagttttttgaagaACGACGGGCCAGTTTGGTTGTGTTTATTTTTCATGGTCTGGATAATTTCTAGTTTGCTGCTCATAATAATTCCGCTTAGTGTGTGTATTTGAAATGTTAGTCCGTCTCCAGTTTCAATGCTAAATTTGGTTTAGACTGTAAACAGTATGAAATTGTGATGTAAAAATTTGGCTGCTGCCATACATTTGTCTAAACCCCTCATTTAGTGCAGAAACAGTGGTATACTGGTATTTCATTGCTTGGCTGTCACAATTTTTTCTTTACATCAGCATACACTCTTTTCACATCTAATATTTGAGAAGTCTGGACCGTCATTGTGCTTTGAGGTAGCATCCATTGCAAATAAAGTTAAAATTTCACTTACCCTCTTTGTTTTTATAGTCTTACATGTTGTGTGCTCCTTTCTTTGTGTTATATGCTATACACGTTAAGGAGTTTGCTCAATCTAGCCTTCTGCTATATTTGTACAACATTCATGTCAAATAAGAGGATATCTTCTGGTGGCCAACAACGAGTATCTCAGTTGGAATTTCTTCGGCACATTCTTACCATTATCTATCAACTTTTGACCTCTCATTGATCTATCATAAGTATGCTAAGATGGTATTTAGGAATATAGCTTTTGATTGCGTCAGTGACAATGAAAGAGTGCTTAGTATTGGATCATATGATATTTTGTTACTTGACACGCAGGATATTCACTTTGATGGAAGCCATAGATTTACGGACCTTATTCTTGACCAGGGTAAGCACTTCTGTCTATTATTTGCATCGTTGACATTTTTTCTAACTGTAAACTGTATAGTTCATAACTCAAAATGTTATACCCACTTTTCTAAGTTGGTCTCATTAGTGTATCATACAGCTTAAATGGTCTGTTGCCTTCAGAAATAATAGGGCTCATTGGCAGGAATGTAATTATTGCACACTCAGTCGTATAAATAGAGAGCCACCCTTCCCGTTTAAAGGGTTGGTACTCGCTAGTCAGCCCACTGCATTTCTCCCTACTTCGCCGAGTGTTGCCAACATGTGACGTCAATGACGAGAGACAACGCTAAGACTGATGTTGCGAAGCAAACGACGCGACACTACAACATGACAACCTACTCCATGGGATGGCATAGAATATTTCTCTAGGGTATTCTTGAAAGTATGGAAATACCAACAGCCTTATTTTAGGATGAATGGTAATACTCTAACCTGCTTAAGAGCAGGAGTGTAATTACCGCAAGCTCAgatcctataaatacagaaccaCCTCGGACTTTTGGAGTTTCAAAGGGCAATTCTCTAGTCACCTCGCTAAAGTATACACCTCTCACCTCTTAGGGTGAATTTGGCTAAGTGTTGGCCATACAACTACAAAAAACATTTCTAAGTCACCACCAAGAACCACCTGATCAGAACACAAGCTTTATGCAAGTACAAAGGGGATAAGAAGATCTTGGTCAGAGAGCAATCAATATTGACTGAAAAATAACTATCTAAGCTAGTCATTCTTACCAGATCCCTTTGAGTAAATTACCAATGGTTGAAAACATACCTCTTGGTCCCAAGGTGAGATCTTAGGAGTTCGCAGGGGTTGCTGGAACGACCTCCGCCATCAATGGATGTGGTGATGCCAAGTTTCTGGGTTATCTCAATGAGAACATCCATTGGGCGTTGTTGCTCCGTGGCACTAACCCAAGCCCGCGCTTCGTATTGGCTCATACTCTCATATACATGTCTGGCAAGGAGAGTCTTGCCTATGCCACCGAAGCCAACAATGGAGATCACCTTGAGTTGCTGCTGCTCCTGCTGGATCAGCTCCAGAAGCTCATCCCGTTGTGCGTCCATACCCACAGGGCTGTTAGCAGAATGGAAGTCATTCGTCTCAATCTCTATCGTCTCAGATGCCATTGGCGACGACGAAGCTGAGGAGGAGGTGGAAGTACCATAAGTTGTTCTCAGCTTGGATGACTCCTTTGATATCTTCTTGAGCTTGCCGATTGCCTCGGCAAACTCATTACGGGCCTTCCTTGTCTTCAACTTCTGAATTGGCGACTTATTGGATATCGCCACGCGGGGCGTGAAGCGGTCGATGCAGTCTTCGATGGCGTGCGCCAAGTCGCGTATAATTTGGATCCAGGCTCTCTGCACCTGGTCAGTCCTGCGGCCACTCCTCCAGCGACAGTCATCGTCTTGCTGAATGGCGGCAGAAATGAACGCAAACTCTCTTTGGATGTAGGTGATGTCATGCTCCAAGTTCTGCCGAAGCTTGTGATTTGCAGCTAAGAACTCTATGAGCTTTGGTGCGATCCTACCGACAAAAACGGTGGCCGCTGCAGCCTCCATCTCCCTGGCTGGCCTATATGTCTTCCTCTATCACTCACTCGGGTTGGAAGATCAGATCATGGAATTTCATGGATACAGAAAGGAGGTCAGCGAGGAGCCGAGGACACAGGAGCGGCCATGGCCATATCAAGGTAGCTAGCTGCGAGTGCCTGCTTAGAGATATTTTACTCCAGCATCCCTGATTAGTCATCCCATCCACGCATCCTCCAACTTGCTGGAGTTAATTTTTTACAGATGATGCTGCCAAGAATCTGTTCACATCGCTGCGCCACCATCCACTGAACCTTTTTAAATGATGCACTAATTAAACTGCTCCCTCCAATCGAGATCGACAAAAGCTCAAATTTCGGACACGGACTTGTCTTCAGTACATAGCTTTGACAACTAGCTTGTATATGAAATACAATAAAATTGAGGTGTTATGAAAGTACTCGTCGGTACAAATCTGCACATATTGATTTACAAGTATTCGATATAAATGTTTGGACAAGTAGTCAGAATTCAAAAGTCGGACTAAATCCATGTCCAAAGAATCATGTTTTTGTGAACTGAAGGGGTGCATATTTTTTGAAAGGTAGACAAAGAGCTTGCCTCATTCAATTAGTTAAGGGATAGTTGACGCAGAGGAAAACATAAAAGGAAAAAATGGTTAATACTACCAGAGCATATTATTCGGGGTAATATTTCCCGAATGCATAGGCCCCAGAGGAGCCCAATTTCCTTCCTCATTTTTAATGTTTGCAACTAGCTGTTTTTATTTTATTGTGTGGTATgattggaaatttcctgagaataAACCAGTTCATACCCTAGATTCAAGATAGAATCATGGACAGCAACTAAGGTGGTGGCAGGTAGCTATTTCTAATTTATTGTATGGGGACATGATGCCAGTTCAAGCATCTTTCTCAATTTGTTTTGTTTCATATTTTAATTTGGTGTTAGTACCACCCGTGGATGCTTAACTTTGCAAGCACGGTTAGTCTTCACCTAACTCACACGAATAATTGTTTGGAATAGCATATTCATCCATAGAGTTCTGTGTTTTCCTTAGTTATTCACGTGATATTATAATGCCAAGTTACTTCCTTTGCTTAATCTGATCGATTTTGTTCTATATATGGTTTGGTTACTGTAATAAGTTGTGTGCATTGACATGCAGGGAACTAGAACAAGACTCTTATACATAATAGTGGTAGTACATAGTTAAATAGTCCTATCAGGGTACTCCTAATGCCTTGTCCTAGGTGGTGGAAGAAAATTAGAGACAAACACCCCAATGCATTGTTTCTTACATGTTGTATCTAAGTGTGTAGCATTTAATTAGTTTAGGGATCATGTTTGCATCTCAATATTGTGGCCTAGTCGTGGAGAGAAGGAAACAAGAGGAACATAGGGAGAGAAAGTCACTTCGGATCAAGGCATTAATTACATTGTGTAGGGAAACGTGCTAAGGGCCGCAACTCCACTAAGAAACAACCCTCCTCTCTTGATGTGGCACATCAGCATTTTACCTATGAACCCATGCTAGAAACAAGCATAGGGAGTGTCCTCAAGACAGTCATGCACGGTAAGTAACAAGGTGGTATCACTTGGATACATTGCAAAGAATCAATTAAAACTCCCATTAAAAAAATGTTCTATACAAACATCGCATTAAACATGGACACAAACACATACAGAGCAGAGATCCAGAATAAAGTGGAGAAGAAAAAATTgctaaagaaacaaagaagaaagaCAGGAGGTGCCATGTTAGGTTCTGCTTGTTTTTGGAATCCGCCTCGAGCAGTGAATGCAAAGCTGCAGGAACTAGGTGCATTGATAAGATCAAACCATGCTATTATTCAATCTTCCGGTTTTTGAAgtttagagagagatagagaaatTTAAAAATATGGAGAGGGAGGGGGGGCACATGATGTCAGTTCAAGCATCTTTCCCAATTTATTTTTGTTatgtattttaattaggtgtcagtAGCTAGCAGTCGGATGCTTAACTATGCAAGCACGGCTTAGTCTTCACCTAACTGACACAAATAATTGTTTGGAATAACATATTCGTCCGTAATTATTAACGTGATATTATAATGTCAAGTTGCTCTCTTTGCTTACTCTGACAAATTTTATTTTCGTATAGGTTTGGTTAGCTATGTATTGTGTGCATTCACATGCAGAGATTTAGAGCAATACTCTTATGCATCttggaaggggagccttggcgcagtggtaaagctgctgccttgtgaccatgaggtcatgggttcaagttctggaaacagcctcttacagaaatgtagggaaaggctgcgtactatagacccaaagtggtcggacccttccctggaccctgcgcaagcgggagctacatgcaccaggttgccctttttttactCTTATGCATCTTGGTTGGATACGTAGTAGTAGTACATAACCACGTAGTCCTATCAAGACAGAGTTGCCATGTTAGGTTGTGCTTGTTTTTGGAATTGTCGATCTAAAAAGATACCGGATCTCATCTGCCTCGAGCCTTAAATGCAAAGCCGCAGGAACTAGGTGCATTGATCAGAACAAACCATGCATAAACTATAGTAAAGCTAGCCTTTGATTTTTTTAAGCACAGTTGAGAGATAgataaaggaaaataaataaatctaTGTACTTAGAGAGGGGGTGGGAAGAGAGATTGTTGGGGACGCCAGAAATCGTTGGTGCCGGACCTGAGGAAACGGAAATCACAGATGAGGATTGGGATAGATCTcacagatgaggatgaggatgaggagccGGACCTGAGCAAGCAGAAATCGTTGATGCACAGTGCATTCATATACGATCCAACTACAGCCACATGTGAGCGCGCCCGCAAAGACTCTCTATCTCCTTCCGGCCGTGGCTAGTGCTCTTAATTACTAACTAAGCATGCATGTTTTTCTGGTTTCAGTTTCTGATCCTGTTGCTCGACAACGAGTTGGAAACAGCACGGTCCTTGAAGAATCTTGCTTACTCACATCATCTGATATCTCGATGTTGTCTGGTAAGTGCACTTGATCTATTTCCCTAGCTTGATTTCACTTAATTTCTCTTATTTTCTTTCGCCTCCATCTTATGTGTGTTTGATTAAGTAGATGGCTCGGTGAGTGCTTCGTTGGGCGCCATGAGACCGCTTGTCGAGAAGCTCGACATGCTGCTAGCCTCCGCTCAGGAATACAGTAGCTTGCCCAAGAGGATCAAGGATGGGATGCAGCTTCTCAAACATGATGTTGAAGTGTTAAGCTTCTACCTTGATGAACTCGCAGAGGTGGAGGACCCTCCACCGATGGCCAAGTGCTGGATGAATGAGGCGCATGACCTGTCTTACGATATGGAGGATTATATTGACATCTTATTATTTGTTCCACctgaccatttcatcaaaaagaagaaaaagaggaggaggaagaagaagatgatgataaaGAAGAGGCTCAAGTGGTACAAACAGATTGTATGCAGAGCGCAAGTGTCAGAACATGGTATCAAGACCAGTAAAATCATTCATGTTAATGTCCCTCGTCTTCCTAGTAAGCCCAAGATTGCAAAAACAATATCGGAATTCAGGAGCTATGTCCAGGAGGCTATTGAACGGTATGACAGGTATAGCCTTCAGTGCTGCAGCACCTTGAGGCGTAGATTCTTGTCCACTAGCATTATGCTTCCAATGCCCTATGAAGAAGCTGCACACATTGTAATTGATGGCCGGATGAATGAGTTTATCAACTCACTGGCCGCCAATGATGCGGCAGATCAGCAGCAGCTCAAGGTGGTATCTGTTGTTGGATCTGGGTGTCTGGGTAAAACTACACTTGCCAATGTTTTGTATGACAGAATTAGGATGCAATTTGAATGCAGAGCTTTCATTCAAGTGTCCAAAAATCCTGATATGAAGAGACTTTTCCGCGACTTATTCTTGCAACTCCACAAGAAGAAGCAGCCACGGCCCGCCAATTGTAATGATTTTGACATCAGCGATATTAACATCAGCAAACATCTGCAAGATAAAAGGTACTATTGGCCCCTTATGCTATTTATTTTAGTTTATGGGTTATCATAGGTTTCTGTTGGGTTTCATTAGCCCAACTTGCTTGGGACAAAATGCTTTGTTACTGATGTGCCTGAATTCTTGGCATGCAGGTATCTAATTGTTATTGATGATTTGTGGGATGCATCAGTATGGGATATTATTAAATATGCTTTCCCGAAAGGAAACTGTGGTAGCAGAATAATAATAACTACACAGATTGATGATGTTGCATTAACATGTTGCTGTGATCACTCAGAGCATGTTTTCGAGATGAAACCTCTCGACGGT from Triticum aestivum cultivar Chinese Spring chromosome 4A, IWGSC CS RefSeq v2.1, whole genome shotgun sequence harbors:
- the LOC123084458 gene encoding disease resistance protein RGA4, encoding MEAAAATVFVGRIAPKLIEFLAANHKLRQNLEHDITYIQREFAFISAAIQQDDDCRWRSGRRTDQVQRAWIQIIRDLAHAIEDCIDRFTPRVAISNKSPIQKLKTRKARNEFAEAIGKLKKISKESSKLRTTYGTSTSSSASSSPMASETIEIETNDFHSANSPVGMDAQRDELLELIQQEQQQLKVISIVGFGGIGKTLLARHVYESMSQYEARAWVSATEQQRPMDVLIEITQKLGITTSIDGGGRSSNPCELLRSHLGTKRFFIVIDDVRTEFWHAIKYAFEGLSGRVIVTTAIQSVANACSSSAHSHVYIMRTLTETYSRRLFYKESLGQDDDREDQLGSEALQKCDGLPLALVTTARYLQSTDSPTRENWAKLCHNLGAHLETNEMLARLKHVLVHSYTSLVKHDLKTCLLYLGIYPSGRKVRRRSLIRKWLAEGFIQGDYICSALDAAIGNFNELVNRSIIQPTDQGASRSKNSTEVKTYHTHGMMLEFIVHMSKCENFITLLYDQLARPTPTSKIRWLSVHDASASVAANDLSLVRSLTVFGSAHKSVLDFSKYELLRVLDLEECGNQLEDKHLKEICRNLLLLRYLSLGSAVKALPKEIKKLRFLETLDVRRTQIEILPTEVIKLPCLIHLLGKFKLQHGVGGRKMLKLQTWFSESSKLETVAGFVVDSNNNSQGFEQLMEHMKHLTKVKIWYKQSTNSITDPIARRRYLSCLSDAIKGFIKRSTDLKKAHSLSLNFADGCFQDLLNFSLEKQDSSPSCYLSSLKLHGNYICSLPPFITMLGSLTKLCLSFPHYQLTRDILAALSRVRCLAYLKLIASQLDKLVILEGALESLRHLCIVVEVMTELEVEEGALPLLESLYLLCKDINGFRGTMIQSLRRIKEVTLHDGVSDETKHEWKEAAKKHPRHPKLLFVKTAEDIHMGSEPADNSESTAAPTTSTTLSVTVPHDAISTGQSVDGDDLQSYDDEKEDMYIDIIEDFASKTCLDPLINKEKLEQEMEGEVGLKNQQIEDVIRSTHQADQNGVLLVMSENTRKRARLDIAEDNLMDKVVDRVKRKKPQDVPGNLQVPS